Proteins encoded in a region of the Mucispirillum schaedleri ASF457 genome:
- a CDS encoding secondary thiamine-phosphate synthase enzyme YjbQ: MQSYRKELTIRYPKRRGYVNITSQVEDALRESGIKEGLVLVNSMHITSSVFINDDENGLLSDFEVWLEKLAPEKPHNQYNHNGYEDNADAHLKRQVMGREVVVAVTNSKLDFGTWEQIFYGEYDGMRDKRLLIKIIGE, encoded by the coding sequence ATGCAATCATACAGGAAAGAATTAACTATCAGATACCCAAAACGCAGGGGATATGTAAATATAACTTCTCAAGTGGAAGATGCTTTAAGAGAAAGCGGTATAAAAGAAGGGCTTGTGCTTGTTAATTCTATGCATATAACATCAAGTGTTTTTATAAATGATGATGAAAATGGACTGCTTTCTGATTTTGAAGTATGGCTTGAAAAATTAGCTCCTGAAAAGCCACACAATCAGTATAATCATAACGGATATGAAGATAATGCAGATGCTCATTTGAAAAGGCAGGTAATGGGCAGAGAAGTTGTTGTTGCTGTAACTAACAGTAAACTTGATTTTGGAACATGGGAGCAGATTTTTTATGGCGAATATGACGGTATGCGGGATAAAAGGCTTTTAATTAAAATCATTGGTGAATAA
- a CDS encoding tetratricopeptide repeat protein — MIKFLKKIFKRKPKYTLYELGSMAADKNDFAAAFKCFVSDAKKNNNPQSQFLTGFFLYYGTGVKKNYEYALQWFELAAEQGNADAMFYIGEIYKNGKGVMKDINKAAKWYLKAAELDHTEAQFNIGFCYKNGKGVPKNDIEALRWLEPAAEKGNMKAQYNMGIMCAGGRGMPRDDEAAVNWYKKAAMQGYTIAMYNLGFMYQSGRGVKRDYKEAVKWFKKSGE; from the coding sequence ATGATTAAGTTTTTAAAAAAAATATTTAAACGCAAACCAAAATATACTCTTTATGAGCTTGGCTCCATGGCAGCAGATAAAAATGATTTTGCTGCTGCTTTTAAGTGCTTTGTATCAGATGCTAAAAAAAACAATAACCCGCAGTCGCAGTTTCTGACAGGCTTTTTTCTATACTATGGAACAGGTGTTAAAAAAAATTATGAATATGCTTTGCAGTGGTTTGAGCTTGCAGCAGAACAGGGCAATGCTGATGCTATGTTTTATATTGGTGAAATATATAAAAACGGCAAAGGTGTTATGAAAGATATTAATAAAGCTGCCAAATGGTATTTAAAAGCTGCAGAACTTGACCATACAGAAGCACAGTTTAATATAGGCTTTTGCTATAAAAATGGAAAAGGTGTGCCAAAAAATGATATAGAAGCTCTTAGATGGCTGGAGCCTGCAGCAGAAAAAGGTAATATGAAAGCCCAGTATAATATGGGAATAATGTGTGCAGGCGGCAGAGGTATGCCTAGAGATGATGAGGCTGCTGTCAACTGGTATAAAAAGGCTGCTATGCAGGGATATACTATTGCTATGTATAACTTAGGCTTTATGTATCAAAGCGGCAGAGGAGTAAAAAGAGATTATAAAGAAGCTGTGAAATGGTTTAAAAAATCGGGAGAGTAG
- the pncB gene encoding nicotinate phosphoribosyltransferase: protein MINFENRLLNTPLKDIFLKTKMFDELLPFDEYHLVMAQTDVLLNIHNKKAVKSYFYRTAPFGSSYIITAGLTAFLSKVENFSYKQITSYLENKGYKKEYTDYLKTRDKLAVKIYALPENTIAFPNEPIIILETNLHDARILEGILLSEMNFASLVATKWHRIKKAACECPIMEFGRRRAQNSLKASLYSYIAGINGTSNCEVNNIFGIPSSGTMGHEFIQSFDSEYDAFDKWLEINSDKPVLLIDTINTLESGLKNAVKAFLKHKNKMILSNDWEKIGVRIDSGDLAYLAVQAYEQLSEQLETKKVTVVLSNDLEENSIQDIFTQFNQAGKSHIIKHISFGIGTKGATAWGDPALGGVCKISELENSYILKISNHNEKTTIPGNLRSAFVKDKNGEYVTSLIYFYDEDYKNTSRFLHIFDDSKYMVNSSAFIIGEPRQSLVYTSNGNISSFESRYSSQSLLEIRQNSKNELDCLDWSYKRIVKPHRAKVSLSEKVFNVKKYMTRNMLLQMDKGSNI, encoded by the coding sequence ATGATTAATTTTGAAAACAGGCTTTTAAATACACCCCTTAAAGATATATTTCTAAAAACAAAAATGTTTGATGAGCTGCTGCCTTTTGATGAGTATCATCTTGTTATGGCACAAACTGATGTGCTTTTAAATATTCATAATAAAAAGGCAGTAAAATCATATTTTTACAGAACTGCACCATTTGGCAGTTCATATATTATTACTGCTGGTCTTACGGCATTTTTATCAAAAGTGGAAAATTTTTCGTATAAACAGATAACTTCTTATCTGGAAAATAAAGGTTATAAAAAAGAATACACAGACTATCTTAAAACAAGGGATAAGCTGGCTGTTAAAATATATGCTCTTCCAGAGAACACTATAGCTTTCCCTAACGAGCCTATTATTATATTAGAAACTAACCTGCATGATGCAAGAATATTAGAAGGCATACTGCTTTCTGAAATGAATTTTGCAAGTTTAGTTGCTACAAAATGGCACAGAATAAAAAAAGCCGCCTGCGAATGTCCTATTATGGAGTTTGGCAGACGCAGGGCTCAAAACAGTTTAAAAGCATCACTTTATTCCTATATTGCAGGTATTAACGGCACAAGTAACTGTGAAGTAAATAACATTTTTGGCATACCGTCATCAGGCACTATGGGACATGAATTTATTCAGTCATTTGATTCTGAGTATGACGCATTTGATAAATGGCTTGAAATTAATTCAGACAAGCCTGTATTATTAATAGATACTATAAACACTCTTGAAAGCGGTTTAAAAAATGCAGTAAAGGCATTTTTAAAGCATAAAAATAAAATGATATTGTCTAATGACTGGGAGAAAATTGGTGTCCGTATTGACAGCGGCGATTTAGCATATCTTGCAGTGCAGGCTTATGAGCAGTTATCAGAGCAGCTTGAAACAAAAAAAGTTACAGTCGTTTTAAGCAATGATTTAGAAGAAAACAGTATTCAGGATATTTTTACTCAGTTTAATCAGGCAGGTAAAAGCCATATAATAAAACATATATCATTTGGCATAGGCACAAAAGGTGCAACAGCATGGGGAGACCCTGCACTAGGTGGAGTATGCAAAATATCAGAGCTTGAAAACAGTTATATATTAAAAATATCTAACCATAATGAGAAGACAACAATACCCGGTAATCTTAGAAGTGCATTTGTTAAAGATAAAAATGGGGAATATGTAACATCGCTTATATATTTTTATGATGAAGATTATAAAAACACAAGCAGGTTTCTGCATATTTTTGATGACAGTAAATATATGGTAAACAGTTCTGCATTTATTATAGGCGAGCCAAGACAGTCGCTTGTTTATACAAGCAATGGAAACATAAGCTCATTTGAAAGCAGATACAGCAGCCAGTCTTTGCTTGAAATAAGGCAGAATTCTAAAAATGAGCTGGATTGTCTTGACTGGTCATACAAAAGAATTGTAAAGCCACACAGAGCAAAGGTTAGTTTATCTGAAAAAGTGTTTAATGTGAAAAAATATATGACACGAAATATGCTTTTACAAATGGATAAAGGAAGTAATATTTAG
- a CDS encoding isochorismatase family protein: MQKIHLLIIDPQNDFCDPDGALYVKGAEQDMQRLADFIDTYRQHLSGITITFDVHKSFHIASPVFWIDSKTGTHPEFFTIIKKQDVLSGRYYAAVPAYQKLAEYYVWELENNGRYELCIWPPHCIIGSNGANIYKPLFDAIERYNSEKYNATEYIYKSTNSFTEQYSVLRADVSMGEKDNIYASSRIAHTVAANDMILVAGEALSHCVANSLLDIAKYISKDFKKFVLLEDAVSSVDGFEYLSEIFLDRAFDLGIRVMKTTDMRVFFND; this comes from the coding sequence ATGCAGAAAATTCATCTTTTAATAATAGATCCACAGAATGATTTTTGTGACCCAGATGGTGCATTGTATGTTAAAGGTGCAGAGCAGGATATGCAAAGGCTTGCTGACTTTATTGATACATACAGGCAGCATTTAAGCGGCATTACAATTACTTTTGATGTGCATAAAAGTTTTCACATTGCAAGTCCCGTTTTCTGGATAGACAGTAAAACAGGCACTCATCCTGAATTTTTTACAATTATAAAAAAGCAGGATGTATTATCAGGCAGATATTATGCAGCAGTGCCAGCTTATCAGAAACTGGCAGAATATTATGTATGGGAGCTTGAAAATAACGGAAGATATGAGCTTTGTATCTGGCCGCCGCATTGTATTATTGGCTCAAATGGTGCAAATATCTATAAGCCGCTTTTTGATGCGATAGAAAGATATAATTCTGAAAAATATAATGCAACAGAATATATCTATAAAAGCACTAACTCTTTTACAGAGCAGTATTCTGTATTAAGAGCAGATGTAAGTATGGGAGAAAAGGATAATATATATGCAAGTTCCCGTATAGCCCATACTGTAGCTGCAAATGATATGATATTAGTAGCAGGGGAAGCACTAAGCCATTGTGTTGCAAACTCTCTGCTTGATATTGCAAAATATATTTCAAAAGATTTTAAAAAATTTGTTTTACTAGAAGATGCTGTATCATCAGTAGATGGATTTGAATATTTATCAGAAATATTTTTAGACAGAGCATTTGATTTAGGTATAAGAGTTATGAAAACAACTGATATGAGAGTATTTTTTAATGATTAA